In Microbacterium esteraromaticum, the following proteins share a genomic window:
- a CDS encoding helix-turn-helix transcriptional regulator: protein MGNDLGIGSAGDFGLGNALYAEKWNEAAVIIERHFVTLVTFTDQLPLLVSALELLPEPVRDAHPALKPAYEFVGVRSLHGQLVSLDLERIRAGGEAARLEMHRLAVAFIARRLRGAAADACAIVDDAESAVLEAVHQIGSPAESFASLYFLHAGISHHVAGDLSGAKDLYLLAWQWRQPNAPGTERLVGRHLALLAALSGETVAAEHWLAMTDPQLEHKTAARFRVVSDGVRILAQFIIALDRLDLEAAGRLVARLPSTTRYFEFGHYSEWAYSRWLMLTGHPRQANHHIDALSRLPIPAESYISHLLRNARADAMLAEGDVDGAIALLPTSGDSAWTHLLRARAAAIRSEFRMAIGELDAIPSVHSRYVDDDALVLRAASWYRLGEHEKAREASANLVRKFDGRLYPLATVPRSVVTALIDLVDGEPGRGRIRDAWGERDLPEIYPFRLIAALTLTDRERVIINHLKAGASRREIATVEIVSLNTVKSQISTLYRKLGARSGDEAIANAQGLGLI, encoded by the coding sequence ATGGGCAACGATTTGGGGATCGGCTCAGCGGGGGACTTTGGGCTGGGGAACGCGCTGTACGCGGAAAAATGGAATGAGGCTGCGGTCATCATCGAGCGGCATTTCGTCACTCTGGTGACTTTCACCGACCAGTTGCCGCTGCTTGTTAGCGCGCTCGAGCTACTCCCCGAGCCAGTTCGTGACGCCCACCCGGCACTGAAGCCGGCCTACGAATTCGTGGGCGTCAGGTCGCTGCACGGTCAACTCGTGTCGCTCGACCTCGAGCGAATCCGGGCAGGCGGTGAAGCAGCGCGCCTCGAGATGCATAGGCTCGCTGTGGCATTCATCGCACGGCGTCTCCGGGGGGCTGCGGCAGACGCGTGCGCCATCGTCGATGACGCAGAATCTGCCGTACTCGAAGCAGTCCACCAGATCGGTTCGCCGGCAGAGTCGTTCGCCTCGTTGTATTTCCTCCATGCGGGAATCAGCCACCACGTCGCCGGCGATCTCAGCGGCGCAAAGGACCTGTATCTCCTGGCATGGCAGTGGCGTCAACCGAATGCCCCAGGCACGGAGCGCCTCGTCGGTAGACACCTTGCCCTACTGGCCGCGTTGAGCGGCGAGACCGTGGCCGCTGAGCATTGGCTCGCCATGACCGACCCGCAGCTAGAGCACAAAACAGCGGCCAGGTTCCGGGTCGTGAGCGACGGGGTGCGGATCCTGGCCCAGTTCATCATCGCGCTGGACCGACTCGACCTCGAGGCAGCTGGCAGACTTGTGGCTCGTCTGCCCAGCACAACTCGATACTTCGAGTTCGGTCACTACTCGGAGTGGGCGTACAGCCGATGGCTAATGTTGACGGGACACCCTCGTCAGGCGAATCACCACATCGACGCACTGAGTCGCCTGCCAATACCTGCGGAGAGTTACATTAGTCACCTGCTGCGCAATGCGCGCGCCGACGCCATGCTCGCGGAAGGGGACGTGGACGGTGCAATCGCCCTTTTGCCCACGTCAGGGGACAGTGCTTGGACACACCTGCTCCGTGCGCGAGCCGCAGCGATACGCAGTGAGTTCCGGATGGCGATAGGCGAACTCGACGCAATACCCTCCGTTCACAGTCGATATGTGGACGACGATGCCCTCGTGTTGCGGGCGGCGTCCTGGTATCGGCTGGGGGAACATGAGAAGGCGCGTGAAGCGTCGGCCAACCTGGTTAGAAAATTCGATGGCCGGCTGTACCCGCTCGCCACGGTACCTCGGTCCGTGGTCACTGCCCTTATCGACCTAGTCGACGGCGAGCCGGGTCGAGGCAGGATTCGCGATGCCTGGGGTGAACGTGATTTGCCGGAGATATACCCATTCCGACTTATAGCGGCCCTAACCCTTACTGACCGCGAACGAGTGATCATCAACCACCTAAAGGCGGGTGCTTCACGTCGCGAGATCGCAACCGTTGAAATTGTCAGCCTCAACACTGTCAAGTCACAGATCAGTACGCTCTATCGCAAACTGGGAGCCCGAAGCGGAGATGAGGCGATCGCGAACGCCCAGGGCCTGGGGCTGATCTGA
- a CDS encoding phage holin family protein has product MVDRQRSRYVGGAEGAPPLPPPGGYAGAARARGGLDAAAGLPPASGITYTDPTSDRKAGVNALGLAAISVTAIFTVILLLLMLAGGTDALYGVTLLVLQLAIVGVIVAAMLTVRGRMLGAIALAVSLVFNVATVGAMGALQSAVNQAYDGTKSERQRHEEAYPGVKDHSPQDALAAPSLEEVQAEGDALMAAIRERVSDRFGYTWVQNGKDDVSPERNGYGGESMLRRYTSAVWTTEQPVQDDTRKREVMQTISEVLVERGMSDLYPLNEIDTGISPDMVAKLYGSTEPARQHTWEYYSDTFPDPLYFYAYAYDLSNDPTGEFRTQREAIAKQTGEPLEGIQLVVFARRVLPEGDRAEFEKRLQEYPGF; this is encoded by the coding sequence GTGGTAGATCGTCAGCGCAGCAGATACGTCGGCGGGGCCGAGGGCGCACCGCCCCTTCCGCCGCCCGGCGGGTACGCGGGCGCGGCCCGTGCACGGGGAGGGCTGGATGCCGCGGCCGGCCTGCCCCCGGCATCCGGAATCACCTACACCGACCCGACGAGCGACCGGAAGGCCGGCGTCAACGCGCTCGGCCTCGCGGCCATCTCGGTGACGGCGATCTTCACGGTGATCCTGCTGCTGCTCATGCTGGCCGGCGGCACCGACGCGCTCTACGGCGTGACGCTGCTCGTGCTGCAGCTGGCGATCGTCGGGGTGATCGTGGCGGCCATGCTGACCGTGAGGGGCCGGATGCTGGGCGCGATCGCCCTCGCCGTCTCGCTCGTCTTCAACGTCGCGACGGTGGGCGCGATGGGAGCGCTGCAGTCCGCGGTGAACCAGGCGTACGACGGCACCAAGTCCGAGCGGCAGCGGCATGAAGAGGCGTATCCGGGCGTGAAGGACCACTCGCCGCAGGATGCCCTCGCCGCCCCGTCGCTGGAAGAGGTGCAGGCCGAGGGCGATGCCCTCATGGCCGCGATCCGCGAGCGGGTCTCAGACCGCTTCGGCTACACGTGGGTGCAGAACGGCAAAGACGACGTCAGCCCCGAGCGCAACGGCTACGGCGGCGAGTCGATGCTGCGCAGGTACACGTCGGCCGTATGGACGACCGAGCAGCCGGTGCAGGACGACACGCGCAAGCGCGAGGTCATGCAGACGATCAGCGAGGTGCTCGTCGAGCGCGGCATGAGCGACCTGTACCCGCTGAACGAGATCGACACCGGCATCTCGCCCGACATGGTGGCGAAGCTGTACGGCTCGACCGAGCCCGCGCGGCAGCACACCTGGGAGTACTACAGCGACACCTTCCCCGACCCGCTGTACTTCTACGCGTACGCCTACGACCTGTCGAACGATCCGACCGGCGAGTTCCGCACCCAGCGCGAGGCGATCGCGAAGCAGACCGGCGAGCCGCTCGAGGGCATCCAGCTCGTCGTCTTCGCCCGCCGCGTGCTGCCCGAGGGCGACCGTGCCGAGTTCGAGAAGCGACTGCAGGAGTATCCGGGGTTCTGA
- a CDS encoding TetR family transcriptional regulator C-terminal domain-containing protein, whose translation MPRRIDAEERTEQIAAAALRVLERDGLAGLSVRGVAAEAGIAAASLRRAFPTQQALRVYCLQLVEQRAASRILALDLSGRPLVDALLAQLLPLDADRRTELLAQVQLGVLALTDDGLQPAAIALSAAVDRACASAVDILSDAGQLGRGRDPEYEARRLRALIDGIAMHGLWRGHPQAATQMLDTLGRHLDELADPRT comes from the coding sequence GTGCCCCGGAGAATCGACGCCGAAGAGCGCACAGAGCAGATCGCGGCCGCGGCCCTGCGCGTGCTCGAGCGCGACGGCCTTGCCGGGCTCTCTGTGCGGGGCGTCGCCGCAGAGGCGGGTATCGCCGCAGCATCGCTGCGACGCGCGTTTCCCACGCAGCAGGCGCTGCGCGTGTACTGCCTGCAGCTCGTCGAGCAGCGGGCCGCGAGCAGGATCCTGGCGCTCGATCTCAGCGGCCGGCCGCTCGTCGATGCACTGCTCGCCCAGCTTCTTCCCCTTGACGCCGATCGACGCACCGAACTGCTCGCGCAGGTTCAACTCGGCGTCCTCGCCCTGACCGACGATGGTCTGCAGCCAGCCGCCATCGCGCTGAGCGCCGCCGTCGACCGGGCATGTGCGTCCGCCGTCGACATACTCTCCGACGCGGGGCAGCTCGGTCGCGGGCGCGACCCGGAGTATGAGGCGCGGCGACTGCGTGCACTCATCGACGGGATCGCGATGCATGGCCTTTGGAGGGGGCATCCGCAGGCCGCGACGCAGATGCTGGACACCCTCGGGCGTCACCTCGATGAGCTGGCGGACCCGCGAACCTGA
- the argG gene encoding argininosuccinate synthase, with protein sequence MSKVLQSLPVGEKVGIAFSGGLDTSVAVAWMREKGAVPFTYTGDLGQYDESDIASIPGRALEYGAEASRLVDAKTALVEEGFVALSCGAFHIRSGGKTYFNTTPLGRAVTGTLLVRAMRDDGVDIWGDGSTYKGNDIERFYRYGLLANPRLRIYKPWLDADFVTELGGRQEMSEWLVERGFPYRDSAEKAYSTDANIWGATHEAKTLEHLNVSLETVDPIMGVKFWDPSVEIETEDVTITFEGGRPVAINGTEYSDPVALVMEANTIGGRHGLGMSDQIENRIIEAKSRGIYEAPGMALLFIAYERLVNGILNEDTLATYHEQGRRLGRLMYEGRWLEPQSLMLRESIQRWVGLTISGTVTLRLRRGDDWTILDTVSPNLSYGPEKLSMERVGDAAFGPVDRIGQLTMRNLDIADSRSRLEQYAGLGLVGGATGELVGKVTAGGAAEISASETADEQLAEAVDLASEGAAFDSGTD encoded by the coding sequence ATGTCCAAGGTGCTCCAGTCCCTCCCCGTCGGCGAAAAGGTCGGCATCGCTTTCTCCGGTGGTCTCGACACCTCCGTCGCCGTCGCGTGGATGCGCGAGAAGGGCGCGGTGCCCTTCACCTACACCGGCGACCTCGGCCAGTACGACGAGAGCGACATCGCCTCGATCCCCGGCCGCGCACTCGAGTACGGCGCCGAGGCGTCGCGACTGGTGGATGCCAAGACCGCACTCGTCGAAGAGGGCTTCGTGGCCCTGTCGTGCGGCGCCTTCCACATCCGCTCCGGCGGCAAGACCTACTTCAACACCACTCCCCTCGGCCGTGCCGTGACCGGCACGCTGCTCGTGCGCGCGATGCGCGACGACGGCGTCGACATCTGGGGCGACGGCTCGACCTACAAGGGCAACGACATCGAGCGGTTCTACCGCTACGGGCTGCTCGCCAACCCGCGCCTTCGCATCTACAAGCCGTGGCTCGACGCCGACTTCGTCACCGAGCTCGGCGGACGCCAGGAGATGAGCGAGTGGCTCGTCGAGCGCGGATTCCCGTACCGTGATTCGGCCGAAAAGGCCTACTCGACAGACGCCAACATCTGGGGCGCCACGCACGAGGCCAAGACGCTCGAGCACCTGAACGTCTCGCTCGAGACCGTCGACCCGATCATGGGCGTCAAGTTCTGGGATCCGTCGGTCGAGATCGAGACCGAAGACGTGACGATCACGTTCGAGGGCGGACGCCCGGTCGCGATCAACGGCACCGAGTACAGCGACCCCGTGGCCCTGGTCATGGAGGCGAACACCATCGGCGGTCGCCACGGCCTGGGCATGAGCGACCAGATCGAGAACCGCATCATCGAGGCCAAGTCGCGGGGCATCTACGAGGCCCCCGGCATGGCACTGCTGTTCATCGCGTACGAGCGCCTGGTCAACGGCATCCTGAACGAAGACACCCTCGCGACCTACCACGAGCAGGGCCGTCGCCTCGGCCGGCTGATGTACGAGGGCCGCTGGCTCGAGCCGCAGTCGCTCATGCTGCGCGAGTCGATCCAGCGCTGGGTGGGTCTGACGATCTCGGGCACCGTCACCCTGCGTCTGCGTCGCGGCGACGACTGGACGATCCTCGACACCGTGTCGCCGAACCTCTCCTACGGCCCCGAGAAGCTCTCGATGGAGCGCGTGGGCGATGCGGCCTTCGGCCCGGTCGACCGCATCGGCCAGCTCACGATGCGCAACCTCGACATCGCCGACTCGCGCTCGCGCCTCGAGCAGTACGCGGGCCTCGGCCTCGTCGGCGGCGCGACGGGCGAGCTCGTCGGCAAGGTCACCGCAGGTGGTGCGGCTGAGATCTCGGCATCCGAGACGGCAGACGAGCAGCTCGCCGAGGCCGTCGACCTCGCGTCCGAGGGCGCGGCGTTCGACTCCGGCACCGACTGA
- a CDS encoding acetylxylan esterase, with protein MPRFDLSPAELHDYRPTIAEPADFDEFWQRTLAESRAVAQPAERTRIETPLTLVDVYDLSFSGFGGDRVRAWFVVPAGTTGPLPTIVEYNGYNGGRGLPHERLAWVASGYAWAFMDTRAQGSGWGTGGATPDPHGTGPSVAGFMTRGIHDPEQYYYRRVFTDAALLIDAVRSFPEVDSDRIAVTGTSQGGGLAIAAAGLTSGLVGVMPDVPFLCHFERAVGLTDSDPYQEIVRYLSVHRDAVEQTFTTLSYFDGANFAARADAPAFYSVALMDPVCPPSTVYAAANHHRGGAEVMEYPFNQHEGGLGIHWQRQAAWMAARLA; from the coding sequence ATGCCCCGCTTCGACCTCTCCCCCGCCGAGCTGCACGACTACCGCCCCACGATCGCCGAACCGGCCGACTTCGACGAGTTCTGGCAGCGCACCCTCGCCGAGTCGCGCGCCGTCGCACAGCCCGCCGAGCGCACGCGCATCGAGACGCCGCTGACCCTGGTCGACGTCTACGACCTCTCCTTCAGCGGATTCGGCGGCGACCGGGTGCGTGCGTGGTTCGTCGTGCCGGCCGGAACCACCGGGCCGCTGCCCACGATCGTCGAGTACAACGGCTACAACGGCGGGCGCGGCCTGCCGCACGAGAGGCTCGCGTGGGTGGCATCCGGCTACGCCTGGGCGTTCATGGACACCCGCGCACAGGGCAGCGGCTGGGGCACGGGCGGGGCGACACCCGACCCGCACGGCACCGGCCCGTCGGTCGCCGGGTTCATGACCCGAGGTATCCACGACCCCGAGCAGTACTACTACCGGCGCGTCTTCACCGACGCGGCGCTGCTGATCGATGCCGTGCGCTCGTTCCCCGAGGTCGATTCCGATCGCATCGCCGTGACCGGTACCAGCCAGGGCGGCGGGCTCGCGATCGCCGCGGCCGGCCTCACTTCCGGGCTGGTCGGCGTGATGCCCGACGTGCCCTTCCTGTGCCATTTCGAGCGGGCTGTCGGACTGACCGACTCCGATCCGTATCAGGAGATCGTGCGGTACCTCTCGGTGCATCGGGATGCCGTCGAGCAGACCTTCACGACCCTGTCGTACTTCGACGGGGCGAACTTCGCAGCCCGCGCCGATGCGCCCGCGTTCTACTCGGTCGCCCTGATGGACCCGGTCTGCCCGCCGTCGACCGTCTACGCTGCGGCCAACCACCACCGCGGCGGCGCGGAGGTCATGGAGTACCCGTTCAACCAGCACGAGGGCGGTCTGGGCATCCACTGGCAGCGCCAGGCCGCCTGGATGGCGGCCCGCCTCGCCTGA
- a CDS encoding FAD-dependent oxidoreductase, protein MTSLWLDDQRERITSDTFESGAHYDAVIAGAGITGLTTALLLARAGLSVAVLEARFVGAVSTGHTTAKLSLLQGSVLSGILSRGSSHVLKAYVEGNREGQAWLLRYLEEHGVAVQHRDAFTYASTPDGVKKLDAEYEACRKAGLEVERLHTLDLPFETHGGLRLRDQAQFDPMDVLRALAADLRERGGVIIEGARVKDVETGEPSKVTTSLGEVWAGTVVLATGIPILDRGLYFAKVKPMRSYAQAYRVPGELPQGMYLSIDSPGRSLRTAPVGGENRLLVGGNGHVVGREDDTQRLVDDLEQWTQQHFPGAVRTHAWSAQDYQSMNLVPFVGWMPRTGKHVALATGYNKWGMTNGVAAALSMTADILDGNISWAQTLHHRITLPKDVANSVVANVQVAGELASGWAGSLRPLPDEPPAEGEGVVGAEDKEPAAVSTVDGVTCRMSAVCTHLGGIVSWNSAERSWDCPLHGSRFAADGTLLEGPAVEDLKPIDEPELPGDEHVPVEDLP, encoded by the coding sequence GTGACCTCCCTGTGGCTCGACGACCAGCGTGAGCGCATCACGTCAGACACCTTCGAATCCGGCGCGCATTACGACGCGGTCATCGCCGGAGCCGGCATCACCGGCCTCACCACCGCTCTGCTGCTGGCCCGCGCCGGACTCTCGGTCGCGGTGCTCGAGGCCAGGTTCGTGGGAGCCGTGTCGACGGGGCACACGACTGCGAAGCTGAGCCTGCTGCAGGGCAGCGTGCTCTCGGGCATCCTGTCGCGCGGATCGAGCCACGTTCTCAAGGCCTATGTCGAGGGCAACCGCGAGGGCCAGGCGTGGCTGCTGCGCTACCTCGAAGAGCACGGCGTCGCGGTTCAGCACCGCGACGCGTTCACCTACGCCTCGACCCCGGACGGCGTGAAGAAGCTGGATGCCGAGTACGAGGCGTGTCGCAAAGCCGGCCTCGAGGTCGAGAGACTGCACACCCTCGACCTACCCTTCGAGACGCACGGCGGCCTGCGCCTGCGCGACCAGGCCCAGTTCGATCCCATGGACGTGCTGCGTGCGCTCGCCGCGGATCTGCGCGAGCGCGGTGGTGTGATCATCGAGGGTGCCAGGGTGAAAGACGTCGAGACCGGCGAGCCGAGCAAAGTCACGACCTCGCTCGGTGAGGTGTGGGCGGGCACGGTGGTGCTGGCCACGGGCATCCCGATCCTCGATCGCGGCCTGTACTTCGCCAAGGTGAAGCCGATGCGCTCGTACGCTCAGGCGTACCGGGTGCCGGGGGAGCTGCCGCAGGGCATGTATCTCTCGATCGACTCGCCAGGGCGGTCGCTGCGCACGGCACCGGTGGGCGGAGAGAACCGCCTGCTGGTGGGCGGCAACGGCCACGTCGTCGGACGGGAAGACGACACGCAGCGACTCGTTGACGACCTCGAGCAGTGGACCCAGCAGCACTTCCCCGGTGCGGTGCGTACCCACGCCTGGTCGGCGCAGGACTACCAGTCGATGAACCTGGTTCCCTTCGTCGGCTGGATGCCGCGCACCGGCAAGCACGTCGCGCTCGCCACCGGCTACAACAAGTGGGGCATGACCAACGGGGTCGCCGCGGCGCTGAGCATGACCGCCGACATCCTCGACGGGAACATCTCGTGGGCGCAGACCCTGCACCACCGGATCACCCTGCCGAAGGACGTCGCGAACAGCGTCGTCGCGAATGTACAGGTGGCGGGCGAACTGGCATCCGGATGGGCGGGAAGCCTGCGCCCGCTGCCCGACGAGCCGCCCGCCGAGGGCGAAGGCGTCGTCGGTGCGGAGGACAAGGAGCCGGCCGCGGTCTCGACCGTCGACGGCGTGACGTGCAGGATGTCGGCCGTCTGCACGCACCTGGGTGGCATCGTCTCGTGGAACAGTGCCGAGCGTTCGTGGGACTGCCCGCTGCACGGCTCTCGCTTCGCCGCCGACGGCACGCTGCTGGAGGGCCCGGCGGTCGAAGACCTCAAGCCGATCGACGAGCCGGAGCTGCCCGGGGACGAGCACGTTCCGGTGGAGGACCTGCCGTAA
- a CDS encoding glycosyltransferase family 2 protein codes for MAPIVETLESLRRQSRLPDRIVVIADNCTDDTATLARAHGADVFTTSDNSHKKAGALNQWLDANLPDLDYIDHVLVMDADSTLAPDFIANALRHRAQGYHAVGGVFLGKDGGGFVGMLQRNEYARYARDVERKQGQTLVLTGTATLFSAICLKDVIAARESGRIPGTGEISHVYDTKALTEDNELTFAIQHIGYKIIAPPSCALKTEVMESWGDLWRQRYRWKRGAIENNWHYGLTRYTAKHWFLQIWGLIGILATAIYLSTLVAAFVTGAVYLHWIWMAVTLIFVFERAITVSRRGWKQVLLAGVLIIEMPYDLYLQLIHLWALSASVLRTRATW; via the coding sequence TTGGCGCCCATCGTCGAGACGCTCGAAAGCCTGCGTCGGCAGTCACGCCTACCCGACCGGATCGTTGTCATCGCCGACAACTGCACCGATGACACGGCAACACTCGCTCGCGCTCACGGCGCCGACGTTTTCACGACCTCCGACAACTCCCACAAGAAGGCTGGAGCCTTGAACCAATGGCTCGACGCGAACCTTCCCGATCTTGACTACATCGATCACGTCCTCGTCATGGACGCCGACTCAACTCTCGCCCCGGACTTCATCGCCAACGCCCTCCGACACCGAGCCCAGGGATACCACGCCGTCGGCGGAGTGTTCCTCGGCAAAGACGGCGGCGGCTTCGTAGGGATGCTTCAGCGCAATGAATACGCCCGTTACGCCCGCGACGTGGAGCGCAAGCAGGGCCAAACACTCGTCCTCACGGGGACAGCAACTCTCTTCTCCGCAATCTGCCTCAAAGACGTCATCGCCGCCAGGGAATCCGGCCGTATCCCCGGCACTGGCGAGATCTCGCACGTCTACGACACGAAAGCGCTCACTGAAGACAACGAGCTCACTTTCGCAATCCAGCACATCGGGTACAAGATCATCGCCCCGCCGTCGTGTGCTCTCAAGACCGAGGTCATGGAATCGTGGGGAGACCTATGGCGTCAGCGCTACCGCTGGAAGCGCGGCGCCATCGAGAACAACTGGCACTACGGCCTCACCCGCTATACGGCCAAGCACTGGTTCCTCCAGATCTGGGGACTCATCGGCATCCTCGCAACGGCGATCTATCTCTCAACCCTGGTGGCTGCGTTCGTGACAGGTGCTGTCTATCTGCACTGGATCTGGATGGCCGTCACTCTCATCTTCGTCTTCGAGCGGGCCATCACGGTTTCCCGCCGGGGGTGGAAACAGGTACTGCTCGCTGGCGTACTCATCATCGAGATGCCCTACGACCTGTACCTGCAGCTAATCCATTTGTGGGCGCTCTCGGCCTCCGTGCTACGAACGCGCGCGACATGGTAA
- a CDS encoding ZIP family metal transporter has protein sequence MAEAVLWGAVAASPLLVGALLALVRRWPARLLGIILGFGAGALMASIAFELWEQGVELAGHGPLIAGVAAGALCYYIAARILDARQAKKKKKQDAGGGSLAVGALLDGIPEQLVLGIGLASGEGVGVALIVAIIVSNLPESIGSASDLLEGGMRKGRVVLLWAGVAVLCALATVAGFALASVVGDGFRAAANGFAAGALLVMLVDSMVPEAQQKAKESTGLATVIGFAFAAWLALAA, from the coding sequence ATGGCTGAAGCGGTGCTGTGGGGTGCGGTGGCGGCGTCGCCGCTGCTGGTCGGGGCACTGCTGGCGCTCGTGCGCAGGTGGCCGGCTCGGCTTCTCGGCATCATCCTCGGCTTCGGCGCGGGTGCGCTGATGGCATCGATCGCGTTCGAGCTGTGGGAGCAGGGGGTCGAGCTCGCCGGTCACGGTCCGCTTATCGCCGGCGTCGCCGCCGGTGCGCTCTGCTACTACATCGCCGCGCGCATCCTCGATGCACGTCAGGCGAAGAAGAAGAAGAAGCAGGATGCCGGTGGCGGATCGCTCGCGGTCGGGGCGCTGCTCGACGGCATCCCGGAGCAGCTCGTGCTCGGCATCGGGCTCGCCTCGGGTGAGGGCGTGGGAGTCGCGCTGATCGTCGCCATCATCGTGTCGAACCTGCCCGAGTCGATCGGGTCGGCCTCCGACCTGCTCGAAGGTGGCATGCGCAAGGGACGCGTCGTGCTGCTGTGGGCGGGCGTCGCGGTGCTCTGCGCGCTCGCGACCGTGGCCGGGTTCGCCCTGGCATCCGTGGTCGGCGACGGCTTCCGCGCCGCGGCGAACGGCTTTGCGGCAGGAGCCCTGCTGGTGATGCTCGTCGACTCGATGGTTCCCGAGGCCCAGCAGAAGGCGAAGGAGTCGACGGGACTCGCGACGGTCATCGGCTTCGCGTTCGCCGCCTGGCTCGCGCTCGCCGCCTGA
- a CDS encoding N-acetylglucosamine kinase, with protein sequence MPEHTLLAIDAGQTGIKTRLVEVDGSAQEWLFPGVLTDRPLLPQLAAVVAEVARVTGHAPHTVTFGVSGLTSADDEADALMQHPDLADVHRIVVTHDSVTSFLGVLGDQQGAVVAAGTGVVTLGVGPEHSTRVDGWGYIMGDAGSGYWIGRAALDAVMRAHDGRGPATALTADVQVRWPDLETAYVALQSSEDRVRTVASFAAPTAAHAASGDAVAIRICHGAAAELATAILAALRVTDAPADAAVGAIGGVFGSDVIRSAFEGAVRAERPDARFVPPAGSGLDGAVALAGLGSGHPLHERFAERTR encoded by the coding sequence TTGCCCGAGCACACGCTTCTCGCCATCGATGCCGGCCAGACGGGCATCAAGACCCGCCTCGTCGAGGTCGACGGATCGGCCCAGGAGTGGCTGTTCCCCGGGGTGCTCACCGATCGCCCGCTGCTACCGCAGCTCGCGGCTGTCGTCGCCGAGGTCGCCCGCGTGACGGGGCACGCGCCGCACACGGTCACGTTCGGCGTCTCTGGTCTCACGTCTGCCGACGATGAGGCGGATGCCCTGATGCAGCATCCCGATCTCGCCGACGTGCATCGCATCGTCGTGACGCACGACTCGGTCACGTCGTTCCTCGGAGTGCTCGGCGATCAGCAGGGTGCCGTCGTCGCCGCCGGCACCGGCGTCGTGACGCTCGGCGTCGGCCCCGAGCACTCGACCCGCGTCGACGGCTGGGGCTACATCATGGGCGATGCCGGAAGCGGCTACTGGATCGGCCGTGCGGCGCTGGATGCCGTGATGCGCGCGCACGACGGCCGCGGCCCCGCGACCGCCCTGACCGCCGACGTGCAGGTGCGCTGGCCGGACCTCGAGACCGCGTACGTCGCGCTGCAGTCCTCTGAGGATCGCGTGCGCACCGTGGCCTCCTTCGCCGCGCCGACGGCCGCGCACGCGGCATCCGGAGACGCCGTCGCGATCCGCATCTGCCACGGCGCCGCGGCAGAGCTCGCGACCGCGATCCTCGCCGCGCTGCGGGTCACCGACGCGCCTGCCGACGCCGCCGTCGGCGCCATCGGCGGGGTCTTCGGGTCGGACGTCATCCGCTCGGCCTTCGAGGGCGCCGTGCGGGCAGAGCGTCCGGATGCCCGTTTCGTGCCGCCCGCAGGATCAGGGCTCGACGGAGCTGTGGCCCTCGCGGGGCTCGGCTCAGGGCATCCGCTGCACGAGCGCTTCGCCGAGCGCACCCGCTGA
- a CDS encoding sortase domain-bontaining protein, which translates to MEGDIVSHRGRIPALIVLLAAVAFGVAACTGSTHLKPVPPASAPGEPLPTTAATPSRPAIPEGPAEQIAILSSDPGLAIDAAVGPMPRDCRATIEPPLSGPNRGGVFQCMDFALPSTDSSSLTIIAGHSAPSFETVFNRLYPQGKKLVGREVLLRTQTSGSHWLVYRIQSVDTPLKTELPYRADIWGDGSTSTAGRLILVTCLQNADRSPSTHNFIAVAQFVEVRS; encoded by the coding sequence ATGGAGGGCGACATCGTGTCTCATCGCGGCCGCATACCGGCCCTCATCGTGCTGCTCGCCGCCGTCGCCTTTGGCGTGGCGGCGTGTACGGGATCGACGCATCTGAAGCCTGTGCCTCCCGCTTCTGCGCCGGGCGAGCCGCTGCCGACAACAGCGGCCACACCGTCGCGACCGGCGATCCCGGAAGGACCCGCGGAGCAGATCGCCATTCTCTCCTCTGACCCTGGTCTTGCCATCGATGCAGCCGTCGGCCCTATGCCACGGGATTGCCGAGCCACCATCGAGCCGCCGCTTAGCGGTCCGAATCGAGGCGGTGTCTTCCAGTGCATGGACTTTGCACTGCCCAGCACTGACAGCTCAAGTCTGACGATCATCGCCGGGCACTCCGCGCCATCATTCGAGACCGTCTTCAACCGCCTGTATCCCCAAGGGAAGAAGCTCGTCGGTCGTGAGGTGCTGCTCCGCACGCAGACCAGTGGTTCTCATTGGCTGGTCTACCGGATCCAATCCGTCGACACTCCGCTGAAGACCGAACTGCCGTATCGCGCAGATATCTGGGGCGACGGTTCCACGTCGACGGCCGGTCGGCTCATCCTCGTCACCTGCCTGCAGAACGCCGACCGGAGTCCGTCGACGCACAACTTCATTGCCGTTGCTCAATTCGTGGAGGTGCGGTCATGA